One window of Nicotiana tomentosiformis chromosome 11, ASM39032v3, whole genome shotgun sequence genomic DNA carries:
- the LOC104091445 gene encoding topless-related protein 4-like isoform X1: MSSLSRELVFLILQFLDEEKFKDAVHKLEQESGFFFNMRYFDEMVANGEWDEVEKYLSGFTKVDDNRYSMKIFFEIRKQKYLEALDRNDRPKAVDILIKDLKVFSAFNEDLFKEITQLLTLDNFRDNEQLSKYGDTKSARSIMLLELKKLIEANPLFRDKLNFPTLKNARLRTLINQSLNWQHQLCKSPKPNPDIKTLFVDHSCGPSQPNGARAPSPVTHPLMGGVPKPGVFPPLGAHGVNPFQQAPGPLPNALAGWMTNPPQVSHPSASAGPIGFTTPNNAAAAMLKRPRTPTNNPTVDYQTADSEHMLKRSRPFGVSDEVNNMPINILPGGYSGQSHAQSSYSSDDLPKASVMTLNQGSAVKSMDFHPAQQILLLVGTGTGEIMIWELGGRERISHRSFKVWDLGQCSVALQASLASEYSASVNRVMWSPDGTLFGVAYSKHIVHIYSYHGGDDLRNHLEIEAHSGSVNDLAFSYPNKQICIVTCGDDRLIKVWDAVSGAKQYTFEGHEAPVYSICPHHKENIQFIFSTAIDGKIKAWLYDNMGSRVDYDAPGHSSTTMAYSADGTRLFSCGTNKEGESYLVEWNESEGAVKRTFMGLGKRAGGVVQFDTTKNRFLAAGDEFMIKFWDMDSINMLTSTEAEGGIPASPCLRFNKEGILLAVSTSDNGIKILANADGLRLLRSMENRQFDASRVASASVVKPPTMGSFGPPSTSVAASFVDRGVPMTSMVSMNGENRNLADVRPRAAEETVDKSRIWKPTEINEPSQCRSLKLPDSLTATRISRLIYTNSGLAILALASNAVHKLWKWPRNERNPTGKANASIVPQLWQPSNGTLMTNDITDTNPEDAVPCFALSKNDSYVMSASGGKISLFNMMTFKTMTTFMPAPPAATFLAFHPQDNNVIAIGMDDSSIQIYNVRVDEVKTKLKGHQKRITGLAFSHSLNVLISAGADSQLCVWSTDAWEKQTSKYLQIPAGRAAAPQADTRVQFHQDQTQLLVVHETQIAIFEASKLECLKQWVPREASGPITHATYSCDSQSIFVSFEDASVGVLSASTLRWRCRINPTSYLPSNPSSRMHPLVIAAHPSDPNQFALGLSDGAVIVLEPLESEGKWGTLPPAENGAGPSTSGAANSDQPQR; encoded by the exons ATGTCTTCGCTGAGCAGAGAGCTGGTGTTTTTGATACTTCAGTTCCTTGATGAGGAGAAATTCAAAGATGCTGTTCACAA ATTGGAGCAAGAATCAGGGTTTTTCTTTAACATGAGGTATTTTGACGAAATGGTGGCGAATGGAGAATGGGATGAAGTGGAGAAGTACTTATCGGGTTTCACCAAGGTTGACGATAATAGATACTCCATGAAAATATTCTTCGAGATTCGAAAGCAAAAGTACCTAGAAGCCCTAGATAG GAACGACCGTCCTAAAGCTGTTGATATCCTAATTAAGGACTTGAAGGTGTTTTCGGCTTTTAATGAAGACCTTTTCAAAGAAATTACGCAACTTTTGACTCTTGACAACTTTAG GGATAACGAGCAATTATCTAAATATGGAGATACTAAGTCTGCTAGGAGTATAATGCTTCTGGAACTCAAAAAATTGATAGAAGCAAATCCCCTGTTTCGTGATAAGCTGAACTTTCCCACCTTGAAGAACGCAAGGCTGCGAACATTAATCAACCAGAG TTTGAACTGGCAGCATCAGCTTTGTAAGAGCCCGAAGCCTAATCCTGACATAAAGACCTTATTTGTGGACCATTCTTGCGGTCCGTCACAGCCAAATGGTGCACGGGCTCCATCCCCTGTAACTCATCCACTCATGGGAGGTGTTCCAAAGCCCGGGGTTTTTCCACCTCTTGGTGCTCATGGTGTAAAT CCTTTTCAGCAAGCACCTGGTCCTCTGCCAAATGCTCTTGCTGGGTGGATGACTAATCCTCCTCAAGTTTCTCATCCTTCTGCTTCTGCTGGACCAATAGGTTTTACCACTCCAAATAATGCAG CAGCAGCTATGCTAAAGCGTCCTAGGACTCCTACGAATAACCCAACAGTGGACTATCAAACAGCTGACTCGGAGCACATGTTAAAGAGATCAAGACCTTTTGGTGTATCAGATGAA GTAAATAATATGCCTATCAATATTTTGCCTGGTGGGTACTCTGGCCAAAGCCATGCACAAAGTTCGTATTCATCAGATGATTTGCCCAAGGCTTCTGTCATGACTCTAAATCAGGGTTCAGCAGTCAAGAGCATGGATTTCCATCCGGCGCAGCAAATTCTGCTTCTTG TTGGTACTGGCACAGGAGAGATTATGATTTGGGAATTGGGTGGTAGGGAGAGGATTTCTCATAGAAGTTTCAAGGTTTGGGATCTTGGGCAATGCTCAGTGGCTTTACAG GCATCTTTGGCAAGTGAGTACTCTGCATCAGTTAATCGTGTAATGTGGAGTCCTGATGGCACTCTGTTTG GTGTTGCATACTCTAAGCACATTGTGCACATCTACTCCTATCACGGTGGCGATGATCTTAGAAACCACCTTGAG ATTGAGGCTCATTCAGGAAGCGTCAATGATCTTGCTTTTTCCTATCCTAACAAACAGATTTGTATTGTTACCTGTGGAGATGACAGGCTTATTAAG GTATGGGATGCGGTGTCAGGGGCTAAGCAATATACATTTGAGGGCCATGAGGCACCAGTCTATTCAATATGTCCACATCACAAAGAAAATATTCAG TTTATCTTCTCAACTGCAATTGACGGGAAAATAAAGGCATGGTTGTACGATAACATGGGTTCGAGAGTTGACTATGATGCACCAGGTCATTCATCAACCACAATGGCTTATAGTGCCGACGGAACAAG GTTATTCTCATGTGGGACtaataaagaaggagagtcataTCTTGTTGAATGGAATGAAAGTGAAGGAGCTGTAAAGCGTACATTTATGGGTCTAGGGAAGCGTGCTGGCGGGGTGGTGCAATTTGACactactaaaaatagatttttggcAGCTGGTGATGAGTTCATGATAAAATTTTGGGACATGGACAGTATAAACATGCTGACAAGTACTGAAGCTGAGGGTGGCATACCG GCTTCTCCTTGCCTCCGATTTAACAAGGAAGGAATATTGTTGGCTGTTTCGACAAGTGACAATGGGATAAAAATTTTAGCAAATGCAGATGGTCTTAGGCTTTTAAGATCCATGGAAAATCGCCAATTTGATGCTTCTAGAGTAGCCTCTGCTTCTGTGGTGAAG CCCCCCACAATGGGAAGTTTTGGGCCTCCTAGCACTTCTGTTGCCGCAAGCTTTGTAGATCGAGGAGTGCCAATGACATCCATGGTTTCCATG AATGGTGAAAATCGCAACTTAGCTGATGTAAGGCCAAGAGCTGCAGAAGAGACTGTTGATAAATCTAGAATCTGGAAACCGACTGAAATTAATGAACCATCGCAGTGCAGATCCTTGAAGCTTCCAGACAGTTTAACAGCGACCAGG ATTTCAAGGTTAATATATACAAATTCAGGATTAGCTATACTTGCATTAGCTTCCAATGCTGTGCACAAACTTTGGAAATGGCCCAGAAATGAGCGAAACCCGACAGGGAAG GCTAATGCAAGTATTGTTCCACAACTTTGGCAACCTTCAAATGGGACGCTGATGACAAATGATATTACTGACACAAATCCTGAAGACGCTGTTCCATGTTTTGCTCTCTCAAAGAACGACTCTTATGTGATGTCAGCTTCTGGAGGGAAAATATCATTGTTTAATATGATGACATTTAAG ACTATGACAACATTTATGCCTGCTCCACCTGCGGCAACCTTTTTGGCTTTTCATCCTCAAGATAATAATGTTATTGCCATAGGCATGGATGACTCCTCTATCCAAATATACAATGTCCGGGTTGACGAG GTAAAGACAAAGCTCAAAGGACATCAGAAAAGAATAACTGGGCTCGCTTTTTCGCATTCTCTCAATGTGCTTATATCTGCAGGAGCAGATTCTCag CTGTGCGTTTGGAGCACTGATGCTTGGGAGAAGCAAACAAGCAAATACTTGCAGATTCCTGCTGGGAGAGCAGCTGCTCCTCAAGCAGATACTCGTGTACAATTTCACCAGGACCAGACACAATTGTTGGTAGTACATGAAACGCAGATAGCCATATTTGAAGCTTCTAAACTGGAGTGCCTCAAACAG TGGGTCCCTAGAGAAGCGAGTGGTCCAATTACACATGCAACATATTCTTGTGATAGCCAGTCTATATTTGTTAGTTTTGAAGATGCAAGTGTAGGTGTTCTCAGTGCGTCAACATTGCGATGGAGATGTCGGATCAATCCTACTTCCTACCTTCCCAGCAATCCAAG TTCAAGGATGCATCCACTTGTTATTGCTGCACATCCATCTGATCCTAATCAGTTTGCATTGGGACTAAGCGACGGTGCTGTTATTGTACTTGAGCCGCTTGAGTCTGAAGGCAAATGGGGAACCTTGCCACCAGCTGAAAATGGTGCTGGGCCAAGCACTTCAGGTGCTGCAAATTCAGATCAACCGCAGAGGTAG
- the LOC104091445 gene encoding topless-related protein 4-like isoform X4 codes for MSSLSRELVFLILQFLDEEKFKDAVHKLEQESGFFFNMRYFDEMVANGEWDEVEKYLSGFTKVDDNRYSMKIFFEIRKQKYLEALDRNDRPKAVDILIKDLKVFSAFNEDLFKEITQLLTLDNFRDNEQLSKYGDTKSARSIMLLELKKLIEANPLFRDKLNFPTLKNARLRTLINQSLNWQHQLCKSPKPNPDIKTLFVDHSCGPSQPNGARAPSPVTHPLMGGVPKPGVFPPLGAHGVNQAPGPLPNALAGWMTNPPQVSHPSASAGPIGFTTPNNAAAMLKRPRTPTNNPTVDYQTADSEHMLKRSRPFGVSDEVNNMPINILPGGYSGQSHAQSSYSSDDLPKASVMTLNQGSAVKSMDFHPAQQILLLVGTGTGEIMIWELGGRERISHRSFKVWDLGQCSVALQASLASEYSASVNRVMWSPDGTLFGVAYSKHIVHIYSYHGGDDLRNHLEIEAHSGSVNDLAFSYPNKQICIVTCGDDRLIKVWDAVSGAKQYTFEGHEAPVYSICPHHKENIQFIFSTAIDGKIKAWLYDNMGSRVDYDAPGHSSTTMAYSADGTRLFSCGTNKEGESYLVEWNESEGAVKRTFMGLGKRAGGVVQFDTTKNRFLAAGDEFMIKFWDMDSINMLTSTEAEGGIPASPCLRFNKEGILLAVSTSDNGIKILANADGLRLLRSMENRQFDASRVASASVVKPPTMGSFGPPSTSVAASFVDRGVPMTSMVSMNGENRNLADVRPRAAEETVDKSRIWKPTEINEPSQCRSLKLPDSLTATRISRLIYTNSGLAILALASNAVHKLWKWPRNERNPTGKANASIVPQLWQPSNGTLMTNDITDTNPEDAVPCFALSKNDSYVMSASGGKISLFNMMTFKTMTTFMPAPPAATFLAFHPQDNNVIAIGMDDSSIQIYNVRVDEVKTKLKGHQKRITGLAFSHSLNVLISAGADSQLCVWSTDAWEKQTSKYLQIPAGRAAAPQADTRVQFHQDQTQLLVVHETQIAIFEASKLECLKQWVPREASGPITHATYSCDSQSIFVSFEDASVGVLSASTLRWRCRINPTSYLPSNPSSRMHPLVIAAHPSDPNQFALGLSDGAVIVLEPLESEGKWGTLPPAENGAGPSTSGAANSDQPQR; via the exons ATGTCTTCGCTGAGCAGAGAGCTGGTGTTTTTGATACTTCAGTTCCTTGATGAGGAGAAATTCAAAGATGCTGTTCACAA ATTGGAGCAAGAATCAGGGTTTTTCTTTAACATGAGGTATTTTGACGAAATGGTGGCGAATGGAGAATGGGATGAAGTGGAGAAGTACTTATCGGGTTTCACCAAGGTTGACGATAATAGATACTCCATGAAAATATTCTTCGAGATTCGAAAGCAAAAGTACCTAGAAGCCCTAGATAG GAACGACCGTCCTAAAGCTGTTGATATCCTAATTAAGGACTTGAAGGTGTTTTCGGCTTTTAATGAAGACCTTTTCAAAGAAATTACGCAACTTTTGACTCTTGACAACTTTAG GGATAACGAGCAATTATCTAAATATGGAGATACTAAGTCTGCTAGGAGTATAATGCTTCTGGAACTCAAAAAATTGATAGAAGCAAATCCCCTGTTTCGTGATAAGCTGAACTTTCCCACCTTGAAGAACGCAAGGCTGCGAACATTAATCAACCAGAG TTTGAACTGGCAGCATCAGCTTTGTAAGAGCCCGAAGCCTAATCCTGACATAAAGACCTTATTTGTGGACCATTCTTGCGGTCCGTCACAGCCAAATGGTGCACGGGCTCCATCCCCTGTAACTCATCCACTCATGGGAGGTGTTCCAAAGCCCGGGGTTTTTCCACCTCTTGGTGCTCATGGTGTAAAT CAAGCACCTGGTCCTCTGCCAAATGCTCTTGCTGGGTGGATGACTAATCCTCCTCAAGTTTCTCATCCTTCTGCTTCTGCTGGACCAATAGGTTTTACCACTCCAAATAATGCAG CAGCTATGCTAAAGCGTCCTAGGACTCCTACGAATAACCCAACAGTGGACTATCAAACAGCTGACTCGGAGCACATGTTAAAGAGATCAAGACCTTTTGGTGTATCAGATGAA GTAAATAATATGCCTATCAATATTTTGCCTGGTGGGTACTCTGGCCAAAGCCATGCACAAAGTTCGTATTCATCAGATGATTTGCCCAAGGCTTCTGTCATGACTCTAAATCAGGGTTCAGCAGTCAAGAGCATGGATTTCCATCCGGCGCAGCAAATTCTGCTTCTTG TTGGTACTGGCACAGGAGAGATTATGATTTGGGAATTGGGTGGTAGGGAGAGGATTTCTCATAGAAGTTTCAAGGTTTGGGATCTTGGGCAATGCTCAGTGGCTTTACAG GCATCTTTGGCAAGTGAGTACTCTGCATCAGTTAATCGTGTAATGTGGAGTCCTGATGGCACTCTGTTTG GTGTTGCATACTCTAAGCACATTGTGCACATCTACTCCTATCACGGTGGCGATGATCTTAGAAACCACCTTGAG ATTGAGGCTCATTCAGGAAGCGTCAATGATCTTGCTTTTTCCTATCCTAACAAACAGATTTGTATTGTTACCTGTGGAGATGACAGGCTTATTAAG GTATGGGATGCGGTGTCAGGGGCTAAGCAATATACATTTGAGGGCCATGAGGCACCAGTCTATTCAATATGTCCACATCACAAAGAAAATATTCAG TTTATCTTCTCAACTGCAATTGACGGGAAAATAAAGGCATGGTTGTACGATAACATGGGTTCGAGAGTTGACTATGATGCACCAGGTCATTCATCAACCACAATGGCTTATAGTGCCGACGGAACAAG GTTATTCTCATGTGGGACtaataaagaaggagagtcataTCTTGTTGAATGGAATGAAAGTGAAGGAGCTGTAAAGCGTACATTTATGGGTCTAGGGAAGCGTGCTGGCGGGGTGGTGCAATTTGACactactaaaaatagatttttggcAGCTGGTGATGAGTTCATGATAAAATTTTGGGACATGGACAGTATAAACATGCTGACAAGTACTGAAGCTGAGGGTGGCATACCG GCTTCTCCTTGCCTCCGATTTAACAAGGAAGGAATATTGTTGGCTGTTTCGACAAGTGACAATGGGATAAAAATTTTAGCAAATGCAGATGGTCTTAGGCTTTTAAGATCCATGGAAAATCGCCAATTTGATGCTTCTAGAGTAGCCTCTGCTTCTGTGGTGAAG CCCCCCACAATGGGAAGTTTTGGGCCTCCTAGCACTTCTGTTGCCGCAAGCTTTGTAGATCGAGGAGTGCCAATGACATCCATGGTTTCCATG AATGGTGAAAATCGCAACTTAGCTGATGTAAGGCCAAGAGCTGCAGAAGAGACTGTTGATAAATCTAGAATCTGGAAACCGACTGAAATTAATGAACCATCGCAGTGCAGATCCTTGAAGCTTCCAGACAGTTTAACAGCGACCAGG ATTTCAAGGTTAATATATACAAATTCAGGATTAGCTATACTTGCATTAGCTTCCAATGCTGTGCACAAACTTTGGAAATGGCCCAGAAATGAGCGAAACCCGACAGGGAAG GCTAATGCAAGTATTGTTCCACAACTTTGGCAACCTTCAAATGGGACGCTGATGACAAATGATATTACTGACACAAATCCTGAAGACGCTGTTCCATGTTTTGCTCTCTCAAAGAACGACTCTTATGTGATGTCAGCTTCTGGAGGGAAAATATCATTGTTTAATATGATGACATTTAAG ACTATGACAACATTTATGCCTGCTCCACCTGCGGCAACCTTTTTGGCTTTTCATCCTCAAGATAATAATGTTATTGCCATAGGCATGGATGACTCCTCTATCCAAATATACAATGTCCGGGTTGACGAG GTAAAGACAAAGCTCAAAGGACATCAGAAAAGAATAACTGGGCTCGCTTTTTCGCATTCTCTCAATGTGCTTATATCTGCAGGAGCAGATTCTCag CTGTGCGTTTGGAGCACTGATGCTTGGGAGAAGCAAACAAGCAAATACTTGCAGATTCCTGCTGGGAGAGCAGCTGCTCCTCAAGCAGATACTCGTGTACAATTTCACCAGGACCAGACACAATTGTTGGTAGTACATGAAACGCAGATAGCCATATTTGAAGCTTCTAAACTGGAGTGCCTCAAACAG TGGGTCCCTAGAGAAGCGAGTGGTCCAATTACACATGCAACATATTCTTGTGATAGCCAGTCTATATTTGTTAGTTTTGAAGATGCAAGTGTAGGTGTTCTCAGTGCGTCAACATTGCGATGGAGATGTCGGATCAATCCTACTTCCTACCTTCCCAGCAATCCAAG TTCAAGGATGCATCCACTTGTTATTGCTGCACATCCATCTGATCCTAATCAGTTTGCATTGGGACTAAGCGACGGTGCTGTTATTGTACTTGAGCCGCTTGAGTCTGAAGGCAAATGGGGAACCTTGCCACCAGCTGAAAATGGTGCTGGGCCAAGCACTTCAGGTGCTGCAAATTCAGATCAACCGCAGAGGTAG
- the LOC104091445 gene encoding topless-related protein 4-like isoform X3: protein MSSLSRELVFLILQFLDEEKFKDAVHKLEQESGFFFNMRYFDEMVANGEWDEVEKYLSGFTKVDDNRYSMKIFFEIRKQKYLEALDRNDRPKAVDILIKDLKVFSAFNEDLFKEITQLLTLDNFRDNEQLSKYGDTKSARSIMLLELKKLIEANPLFRDKLNFPTLKNARLRTLINQSLNWQHQLCKSPKPNPDIKTLFVDHSCGPSQPNGARAPSPVTHPLMGGVPKPGVFPPLGAHGVNQAPGPLPNALAGWMTNPPQVSHPSASAGPIGFTTPNNAAAAMLKRPRTPTNNPTVDYQTADSEHMLKRSRPFGVSDEVNNMPINILPGGYSGQSHAQSSYSSDDLPKASVMTLNQGSAVKSMDFHPAQQILLLVGTGTGEIMIWELGGRERISHRSFKVWDLGQCSVALQASLASEYSASVNRVMWSPDGTLFGVAYSKHIVHIYSYHGGDDLRNHLEIEAHSGSVNDLAFSYPNKQICIVTCGDDRLIKVWDAVSGAKQYTFEGHEAPVYSICPHHKENIQFIFSTAIDGKIKAWLYDNMGSRVDYDAPGHSSTTMAYSADGTRLFSCGTNKEGESYLVEWNESEGAVKRTFMGLGKRAGGVVQFDTTKNRFLAAGDEFMIKFWDMDSINMLTSTEAEGGIPASPCLRFNKEGILLAVSTSDNGIKILANADGLRLLRSMENRQFDASRVASASVVKPPTMGSFGPPSTSVAASFVDRGVPMTSMVSMNGENRNLADVRPRAAEETVDKSRIWKPTEINEPSQCRSLKLPDSLTATRISRLIYTNSGLAILALASNAVHKLWKWPRNERNPTGKANASIVPQLWQPSNGTLMTNDITDTNPEDAVPCFALSKNDSYVMSASGGKISLFNMMTFKTMTTFMPAPPAATFLAFHPQDNNVIAIGMDDSSIQIYNVRVDEVKTKLKGHQKRITGLAFSHSLNVLISAGADSQLCVWSTDAWEKQTSKYLQIPAGRAAAPQADTRVQFHQDQTQLLVVHETQIAIFEASKLECLKQWVPREASGPITHATYSCDSQSIFVSFEDASVGVLSASTLRWRCRINPTSYLPSNPSSRMHPLVIAAHPSDPNQFALGLSDGAVIVLEPLESEGKWGTLPPAENGAGPSTSGAANSDQPQR, encoded by the exons ATGTCTTCGCTGAGCAGAGAGCTGGTGTTTTTGATACTTCAGTTCCTTGATGAGGAGAAATTCAAAGATGCTGTTCACAA ATTGGAGCAAGAATCAGGGTTTTTCTTTAACATGAGGTATTTTGACGAAATGGTGGCGAATGGAGAATGGGATGAAGTGGAGAAGTACTTATCGGGTTTCACCAAGGTTGACGATAATAGATACTCCATGAAAATATTCTTCGAGATTCGAAAGCAAAAGTACCTAGAAGCCCTAGATAG GAACGACCGTCCTAAAGCTGTTGATATCCTAATTAAGGACTTGAAGGTGTTTTCGGCTTTTAATGAAGACCTTTTCAAAGAAATTACGCAACTTTTGACTCTTGACAACTTTAG GGATAACGAGCAATTATCTAAATATGGAGATACTAAGTCTGCTAGGAGTATAATGCTTCTGGAACTCAAAAAATTGATAGAAGCAAATCCCCTGTTTCGTGATAAGCTGAACTTTCCCACCTTGAAGAACGCAAGGCTGCGAACATTAATCAACCAGAG TTTGAACTGGCAGCATCAGCTTTGTAAGAGCCCGAAGCCTAATCCTGACATAAAGACCTTATTTGTGGACCATTCTTGCGGTCCGTCACAGCCAAATGGTGCACGGGCTCCATCCCCTGTAACTCATCCACTCATGGGAGGTGTTCCAAAGCCCGGGGTTTTTCCACCTCTTGGTGCTCATGGTGTAAAT CAAGCACCTGGTCCTCTGCCAAATGCTCTTGCTGGGTGGATGACTAATCCTCCTCAAGTTTCTCATCCTTCTGCTTCTGCTGGACCAATAGGTTTTACCACTCCAAATAATGCAG CAGCAGCTATGCTAAAGCGTCCTAGGACTCCTACGAATAACCCAACAGTGGACTATCAAACAGCTGACTCGGAGCACATGTTAAAGAGATCAAGACCTTTTGGTGTATCAGATGAA GTAAATAATATGCCTATCAATATTTTGCCTGGTGGGTACTCTGGCCAAAGCCATGCACAAAGTTCGTATTCATCAGATGATTTGCCCAAGGCTTCTGTCATGACTCTAAATCAGGGTTCAGCAGTCAAGAGCATGGATTTCCATCCGGCGCAGCAAATTCTGCTTCTTG TTGGTACTGGCACAGGAGAGATTATGATTTGGGAATTGGGTGGTAGGGAGAGGATTTCTCATAGAAGTTTCAAGGTTTGGGATCTTGGGCAATGCTCAGTGGCTTTACAG GCATCTTTGGCAAGTGAGTACTCTGCATCAGTTAATCGTGTAATGTGGAGTCCTGATGGCACTCTGTTTG GTGTTGCATACTCTAAGCACATTGTGCACATCTACTCCTATCACGGTGGCGATGATCTTAGAAACCACCTTGAG ATTGAGGCTCATTCAGGAAGCGTCAATGATCTTGCTTTTTCCTATCCTAACAAACAGATTTGTATTGTTACCTGTGGAGATGACAGGCTTATTAAG GTATGGGATGCGGTGTCAGGGGCTAAGCAATATACATTTGAGGGCCATGAGGCACCAGTCTATTCAATATGTCCACATCACAAAGAAAATATTCAG TTTATCTTCTCAACTGCAATTGACGGGAAAATAAAGGCATGGTTGTACGATAACATGGGTTCGAGAGTTGACTATGATGCACCAGGTCATTCATCAACCACAATGGCTTATAGTGCCGACGGAACAAG GTTATTCTCATGTGGGACtaataaagaaggagagtcataTCTTGTTGAATGGAATGAAAGTGAAGGAGCTGTAAAGCGTACATTTATGGGTCTAGGGAAGCGTGCTGGCGGGGTGGTGCAATTTGACactactaaaaatagatttttggcAGCTGGTGATGAGTTCATGATAAAATTTTGGGACATGGACAGTATAAACATGCTGACAAGTACTGAAGCTGAGGGTGGCATACCG GCTTCTCCTTGCCTCCGATTTAACAAGGAAGGAATATTGTTGGCTGTTTCGACAAGTGACAATGGGATAAAAATTTTAGCAAATGCAGATGGTCTTAGGCTTTTAAGATCCATGGAAAATCGCCAATTTGATGCTTCTAGAGTAGCCTCTGCTTCTGTGGTGAAG CCCCCCACAATGGGAAGTTTTGGGCCTCCTAGCACTTCTGTTGCCGCAAGCTTTGTAGATCGAGGAGTGCCAATGACATCCATGGTTTCCATG AATGGTGAAAATCGCAACTTAGCTGATGTAAGGCCAAGAGCTGCAGAAGAGACTGTTGATAAATCTAGAATCTGGAAACCGACTGAAATTAATGAACCATCGCAGTGCAGATCCTTGAAGCTTCCAGACAGTTTAACAGCGACCAGG ATTTCAAGGTTAATATATACAAATTCAGGATTAGCTATACTTGCATTAGCTTCCAATGCTGTGCACAAACTTTGGAAATGGCCCAGAAATGAGCGAAACCCGACAGGGAAG GCTAATGCAAGTATTGTTCCACAACTTTGGCAACCTTCAAATGGGACGCTGATGACAAATGATATTACTGACACAAATCCTGAAGACGCTGTTCCATGTTTTGCTCTCTCAAAGAACGACTCTTATGTGATGTCAGCTTCTGGAGGGAAAATATCATTGTTTAATATGATGACATTTAAG ACTATGACAACATTTATGCCTGCTCCACCTGCGGCAACCTTTTTGGCTTTTCATCCTCAAGATAATAATGTTATTGCCATAGGCATGGATGACTCCTCTATCCAAATATACAATGTCCGGGTTGACGAG GTAAAGACAAAGCTCAAAGGACATCAGAAAAGAATAACTGGGCTCGCTTTTTCGCATTCTCTCAATGTGCTTATATCTGCAGGAGCAGATTCTCag CTGTGCGTTTGGAGCACTGATGCTTGGGAGAAGCAAACAAGCAAATACTTGCAGATTCCTGCTGGGAGAGCAGCTGCTCCTCAAGCAGATACTCGTGTACAATTTCACCAGGACCAGACACAATTGTTGGTAGTACATGAAACGCAGATAGCCATATTTGAAGCTTCTAAACTGGAGTGCCTCAAACAG TGGGTCCCTAGAGAAGCGAGTGGTCCAATTACACATGCAACATATTCTTGTGATAGCCAGTCTATATTTGTTAGTTTTGAAGATGCAAGTGTAGGTGTTCTCAGTGCGTCAACATTGCGATGGAGATGTCGGATCAATCCTACTTCCTACCTTCCCAGCAATCCAAG TTCAAGGATGCATCCACTTGTTATTGCTGCACATCCATCTGATCCTAATCAGTTTGCATTGGGACTAAGCGACGGTGCTGTTATTGTACTTGAGCCGCTTGAGTCTGAAGGCAAATGGGGAACCTTGCCACCAGCTGAAAATGGTGCTGGGCCAAGCACTTCAGGTGCTGCAAATTCAGATCAACCGCAGAGGTAG